The Dioscorea cayenensis subsp. rotundata cultivar TDr96_F1 chromosome 16, TDr96_F1_v2_PseudoChromosome.rev07_lg8_w22 25.fasta, whole genome shotgun sequence sequence AATTTATGACGGAGTTTCTAGAGGTTAGGGTTAGGTATTGTGAAATTTTCAGCTTTTAGGTTAAGTTGGATTGGATtcaaagtctttttttttttttttgatgggtGATCGACCTATAAGTTAGTTCCTCTTGTTGTGTGTGTTATTTCATTGGTAAAAGGAGAGGGCTTGATATTTTGGTTCGATGCTCGTCATGCTGAAAACAGACGCATTTatcatatatgaaaaaaaagtagagaaattttatagaaGCGGGGTAGCTGGGAAAATTAGTGGGACTCAGGTTTTTGCATGGTTCCATAGATATGCCATGGActtctttatttttccaatGAATAGCTACACTAAGTAAACCTTGGATAGAGCAGGCTGGTTGGTTGGTTTTGTTATGAGCATCATTAACTTGTTTAATATTTTGACAGTTATGtcgttgtaatttttttttctttttaacacaCATTTCACTTTCTTTCTGGAAATACACTATTCATAGCTGTAGTCTGCCGTAGAATGAGATTgatactttgtttttcttattttaaatgtttagaATCGAAATAAAAGCCTAATAATCTCTTCATCGTCCAAATCTGTCACTAAATatgcattttataaaaaaagatttttacaacatttaatttagtttcattaacaaaaaaaaagaccaaTCAGAGTCACATCAAGTGCCCAGCAACAATATGATGATTTTTTCTGAGGCTAATTGAAAATTGTCAAGATGTTCATAGTTGTTATCTGTTTTCACAAAAGAAGTAGGATTTCGCACATAATGTGCAACAAACCATGGGAAAGGCTAAAGTGGAACAATAATTGGTATATTTATTTAGCCAGACACAAGGATGTGCATGGTTTGGTATATTCTATCTCTAAGAGACTATACAATGTAATATTGGACTTTTtaacatgaaaatttttttgaggATCTTCAAGTTATAGCAATCTGGATGATAATTCTGTTGGATGTTGCCTTCTCGTTATGAAACTGTTTGTGGTGATCAAACGCTTGTGTAGTTTCTCTTATGAAAGTAGGCATCTATTATCTTTTCTTCTATAGATACTTATGGGAAGGATTTGTCTTCAACTGGGGAATTTAGTCTATTTTTTTGTGCTGTCCATGCACTTATGGAAGTGTTTGTATAGTATGAATTGTTATTTTtgctcctttttatttttattttttttgccttcTTTGTTTAGTATGgatgtgttatttttttattcggTTTCCCTGGAACAAACTGCAGGAACCGATGATGATCTTCCACCATCACATCAGAATAGGCTTGCGCGAGGAGTGCGTGTCAGTGGAAATGGTAGAGCTGTCGGTGCTGTTGCATATCCCAGAGTGCAAAAATGATATGGAGACGCAAAATCCATCGGCTTGAACAAGAAGCATACAGTTCAGTTCTCCGGGCGTTTAAGGCCCAATCTGATGCCATAACTTGGGTATTTTGTCACAGTCATGACACTAATGCTGCTTTATTACTGGTGTTATTATAAGTTAACTGGATTATGAAACCTTGTATCTTCAGGAGAAAGAAAGCTTAATCACTGAACTTAGAAAAGAACTGAGGGTATCTGATGAGGAGCACAGAGAACTTTTAACCAGAGTTAATGCTGATGACATTATTCGAAGGATAAGGTTTGTCGATATTCAACTTATATGATGTATGCTTTTTTTTGTCCCGATACCCAAACTTGGGAGGAGAACTTAAATGACGTTTTCCTCATTGCAAAATCGATGCAATATGTGGCAAACCTTTCAGGCTTTGGAGGCAATCAGGAGGGGGGCTTCAATCTGGTTTGCTTAATAATGCCCAACCTGTTCATGAATCAATACCAAGTCCGACAGTCTCTGCATCTCGCAAGAGACAAAAAAATTCCCAGTCAATTCCTTCACTATCTATGGGTGCACCATCCCCTGCATTGCATTCGCAACCTCCTGTTGCTTCCATGCAGCCATCATCATCGGCTGCAAAAAAAAGTGCTGCTGCAAAGAGCAAGAAAGCAAAATCGGTATGCTAATGATTTGATTGCCCATGCAATTTCTTTTAATGTCAAAATTTTCTGATCCCCAGACCAAGTTGAAATTTGCCTTGTTTTCAGGGTCAGGCGTTGCCTAGTGTACCTCTGATGAAATCAGCACAGTACCCTTCTACAGGTTCAAGTGGAAGAGTCCAAGCTGCAAACAGAAATGCACCGGCTGCTCTTGGAGTGGTAGAAGCTGCTGAAGCAAGAACGCTTGAACGCTCGCTAATAGGGCAGAAAGTCAAAACAAGGTGGCCTGAAGATAATAACTTTTATGAAGCTGTTATAACTGACTATAATCCAACTGAAGTGAGTTGTTGGTGGCCTTATTCTTTGTCGTTTTTGGAATATAACCACCTTGaccaatttttaatttgtcaGGATGTGCATGCACTTGTTTATGATATAAACACTAGTCATGAGACATGGGAATGGGTCAATCTCAAAGAGGTGAATTAAGTTTCTTTTATCTAAGATGCCTaaagaatttatttgaattttttcttgGCTGGTGTCGAATTTTCATTGCCATCTACGTTAGCATTTTACTGCTATATTTACTACCATTCGCTTGATTGAAAGGTCTTTAAATTGAGATCTGATCAATGCTTGCAtagtttcttttttactttgttaATGAGTTTGGTTGTATGGATGTAATTCATAGTCCTGTTTGGTTGGCACATAGAGAAGTAGCTTTCTGAGTTGAGCTTGAGTAAATGGAGATTGTGATCTTCTGGTGTGTAGCATTTTCCTAGATTGAGCCATTAGTTCAAAAATGCCTTTACTTGTTCAGCTATCCGTTTATTATTTTTCCCCATCTCTTCTGTTGGCGTGGATTGTAAAATTTTATCTTCCTATATAAATTTTTTCGCTTGTGGTGGACATTCAAAGTTAAAACTGGAAGGCAAAGTttcatgttattttcttttggcATGGGTTAGTAGCAGTGTGTGTCTCTGAGGAACCCCATTGATATGTCCAATCTTAGATATTGAGTCAACCACATGTTGATTGTTTTTCTGTCTTTCCATTATGTTTGATGTTATCCAGTTAAATTGTCTGGCAGCAAGCCTTGAGGTAGAGTTCTCCTACCCTCATTATCCTTAGGCTGAAGAATAGGTCCTCATGTTAGGTTTTCAACACTCTCGACTCGATTCTgttggtttgtttatttatttatttattattattattatttatatatgttgattACAGATGTCTGATGAATTGCTAAGAATAATGACATCAAAGTCACTTGGTAACTGATTTGCCTTGTGAAAACTTTGACATGAAGCGTCATGTGTATTTGGTCTCACCGTCTATTTGACTCCAGATATCTGCTGAAGATATTCAATGGGAAGGTGAAGATCCTGGAATCTGTCGAGTGGGTCGGAATGGAGTAGGCCGTGGGAATAAGAAGCCCACAGGACGAACAGGCCCCCATTCCTGGTGTTGGTAGGGGAAGAGGAACCGTTAAGACACAGTCCAAGAAAGTTCTTCCTCCATCACAAAATGGCATTGTGGACAAGGGCTCTGATGAGATTGTACTACTCAAGACAGATGTTCTTCTAAATCAGGTATTGGATTTGGCACTCAGCACTTGTGAATGATTGTGATTCTTGTAATCTGATCCCATCCCTGCTTCCATATTTTGGCAAAACATGAACAGGTGGAGagagtttttttaattctgGCCCACCCCGATCCTCTTGCAATGGAGAAGGCCAAACAATCATTAAAAAGTACATGGGGCTAATCTTCTGAGATCTTTAATTTCTAggtacttgtttttttaaagaaataaattaacagGTCGTTTTGTCTTTCTAGGATCATGAGCAATCACTGATGGAGGCAATTGCCAGGCTTGGGGATGTAACAGATGGTGAAAGCGGTAAACATATAAgaccatttttatttattgtcttTCATGAGTTATTAATTGTTAACACCAGGAATTACTTTTAATATGCACAAATCTAGGTGTTCAATTAACTGATGAAATATCATTTTGCTTGGTAACCCTCCGTTCTTTGTTGAAATTAGAGTAGAGTATATTAGTTTTTTGCACATTTATTTTGCTTGGTAGGTGATTAATGCACCAAATGTACTGTGAGTAATGGTTTAGAAACATTTTAGTTTCTAGATTGAGGTTTTGTACAAAGGGTTTGTATAAAGAGAATATGGTCTTTATGTTGTTTGTGTACATACTTGGTGTCCTTATCATCATCATGATTGTGAAACTCAGACTTGCCCTCTACGTATAGGTTACACAGTCATCTTTACAAATATTGCAGGGTATTGATGATATGTAGAAAAAGAGTTTCTGCATTATTTTTACAATGTCAATCCTCAAATTGTTGCGGCATACCTGTTGTTGTTCGAATTATCTAGTGTGTTctcaataaaaagtataatttgtatattttagagTAAAACATGCCTATTCattaaaactaaatttatttatagtatttcTGTTGTTTCTTCTTTCCCTTTTGACACAGAAGAAGGTGAGCATCAGTTCTCACAGGGGCAGGACATGGGAGATCGTGGATGGAGGAACCCCCGGCAGTACCCTGGGAACCAGCATGGTGCTAATAATTACCGGGCCAACATGGTTGGCGGTCAAGGTAGAGAAGGTTCCGAAGGTGACCAAATGATAGATGATGACCTCTGACACATCCAGGTTAAACagaacaaaaaccaaatccttgtAAGAGGGCAGCTAGCTAGTCTTCCCTCCCATGAAAATCACGTTGCTAATCTGTTAATTTCTTTTGTCTGGGTGGATGCCATTGCTAATGCTGGCAACGGAGAGAACACGACTCTCTCTGCTCAAAGGCAGCGCCTCTGTTGATTAGTTTCTCTCCCCACCTGAAATTTGGTATATGCCTATGCCTGTAATCTACTTAACCTGTGACCTTCCCGCCCACTCCGTCAATGTAAATTGTTGTGAAATTACCTTATTTTGGCGATTGTTTGCTGGATCTGCATCCTAGTGCAGCTATCAGTCCAGAATATACATGTTGATCAGGAAAAAGAGCCGATTTAGAGAGTATGAGATTATGACCTTACGGTTTTGTTATTCATGtggatttcatatttttagctCAGTAAATCTCTTTTTCCAACATAGTTTGTGCCTTATAATTACCTGTATCAAAAGGCATGGTCCATTTATTAACGAAACCCAGCAACAAAAGTGAGAAGAACTAATTACTACAAGTGGGGCTTTTTACACCATATTATACAGCATCACAGGGTCACCTTCTGCGTGGCCGTGGCTTCTTAGCAGCAGCTGGTGGTGGCTTGGCACTGGCAGTTGTTCTCTTGATCTCATGTGCCTTCCTGGCTCTTTTCTGCGGTGGTGTAGAGGCTAGAGCTGACGATGCGATCCTCTTCTTCACGGGTTGAATATGTTGTTTTAATGCAGTAGCACCGCGCTTGGTCTGTTTTACAGATTGCTTTCCactcttcttattcttcttttcaaCCTCCGATTTCACTGGTGGTGAACTCCTAACCTTATTCTTCTTGACTACTGTGAGGTCGCTGCTGCTGCATTTCCCTTTCTTGGTTCTGGTTTTCCTTGCAACCTTCTTATTCTTGTCCTTCTCCTTCATTTTTACCTTCACCGTCACTGGCTCTAGTGCTGCCTCGCGCTGCCTCCCGCATGCCAGCAACGTTGGCATGCTAGTGTGATGACATGGTGCACAGAGGTGGCGGAGATGGAGCGCTGCACTGTACTCGCGCGAGCCTTTAGGGTAGAAGGCGATGGCGTTGTTGCAGATGAGAAGCAAATCACGGTACATGTGGATGGTTATGTAGGCCCAGGCCCCTTGTTGGTCTCGTAGCAGCTGCTCCCTCACCGTCTCCAGGTCCATGTGCCGCCTTATCACCTGCTCATATTTCTCGCTCATCTGCAAATGCAAGcctttcttattattaataatttaatatcacAGCAGTCTCTGCCAGTGTCTCTCACTCAGTCACCGAGCAAGTATATACCATAGTATATACAATACATGACATTACTTTTGTAAAGAGTCTAAAGACCTCCAAATAGCACGTACCATTACGTGACACGGTAATCAAAagaacaattaattaaatcgGATTAAATtccttattaaatttatttaattttcactcAATGGTTATTATGCAATAGTGCTTTCTTATCtgctcattattattattattattattataaacataaATCACCCCCGCTACTGCGTCATCGTGCGTTCCTCTTTTTGTCTTGAACAAAACTCATGCTTTCGAGATATTTCATGAAAATAAGTAACATGACAATAACACTGGTAATCAATAATATACAGGCTAAACaacagaaaataataattaaataataatataaaatataataatggaATAACACCTGACTTTCGAGCTTTCGCATGAACACCGAGCACAACTTATCCGACGTGATTATCTCGAGGAACGACATCAACGGCTGCGATTCGATCTTCGTTGTCTCGACGGCTATAGGACAACCCTCCACCTCCTTCTCCGGCAACGTTTCCTTCCTCCGCCGCAAGCTCCACCGATTCGTCAGGCACGCAGAGCTCTGTGCATCTCCACTCTCTTTCGCCTCCGTCGCCGTGCTCCCATGGCACGACCCGTCCGCCGTCGGATCAGGCTGTCGTCGGGCCTCTTGGTCCGGATCGGCCATGTTCGACTCCTTGCTTGACCGGTAGGAGATCCGATCTGAATATCCGGCGCCACTACCCGGCGTTTCACCCCCGGTTTCAAAGGCTTCTTCGGTCAGCGTTTTAACCTTTTTTTGAAGAGAcctattttattgaataaaattaagtaagtaaattaaaaataaaaaaagcataatactaaattaattaataatagtgTTAATATTTCAAATCATCAGAAAGAAAGCTGGCACGCAAAACCGTCTGATCAAAAAGATCAACAAAGGgtttaaagaaaaacaaggagaGAGTGGGTGAGATGAGTTGAATGAATCACATGATGGAGGCGTCGTATCGCTGGACATCGCGCCGAAGCTCAGCAACGCGGAGCCGGCGAAGGTCCCTCAAGCCAAGGAACGTCGGAGCTACCCTCCAGCGTATCGGCGAAAGGGTTTCCGGTGGAGAAGCGACGATGGAGTTGGTTGAAGCGGAGATGACAGCAGCGGGAGTTGAGAAGGTGACCGTAGGACGAGCGGTGGCGGAGCTCAGCGGCAACGGAGTCCCAGCAATTGGTGCCGTGACGGCGGACGGCGTACGCAAGGAGGAGATCCTCCCAAGTCCCCCAGATCGAAAGATTGCTCGATCCTACCATCGAACCTCATGCCATCGCcccagctctctctctctctctctctctctctctctttctcctgGGTTTAATTTTTGGCCCCTGTATTTATATATCCAGCTTGAGGAATACTAAATTTACAAAATTGTCCCTGATCATACGGAGATACGCACTGTTGCCTCAGGGATAATAACAAATGAACAAGTAGTGAAGCCCAGCCCAGCCCAGCCCGCATGCTTAGTTAGGCCACCcaagaacaaaagcaaaaaaatggCCTCACGATGCGCATTAGTGGTGGCCCACAAATCCAAATAAGTAGACCATTTAGAACTCGAGCAAGCGTTACTTGGTTGGAAGGTTTGATTCCTCCTCTTCTCTCTACGCCCGGGTCGGCCATCAAAGGTTAGCTCATCTCTatatctctctcttcttctctgaaaaaaattgtgttttttctttCCCAGAGAATTTATCGATGCGGTTGTTTGTTTGATGATTCTGTTTAGAAGTGCTCTCATGATGCGGAGATGTGTTTCGCTGCTCGTCGGAAGGTGCTTCGGGCCTCAGCCGCCTATTTTCTTGGtaattttaacttattttatcaccttcatatatattatgtatttggATTTCAAGCACAAAGTCCGCTAAGTCACTGTTAAAATTGGATTTTATTAAGCTCAAGCATTAATTGGGAAATTGGATTTTGATGACAACAACGGGTGTAGCTGATGGGATAGTTCTCAATTATGAGgcgattttatttatttatttatttattttggtgtaTTACAATCCACCGGTTTAACTTCTCaatcaaaatgattttttttttaacggtTGTTTACATATCAATCATTGTGTTTGACTAGTGAGTTATGGAGGGAAAATTTCTAAGTTTTTTTGGTTCTCTCTTCTCATTGGAGCGAAAGAAAAATTCGCTCTTTATGTTGCTATTGTATTTTCGGACAATCTTCAATTGGTTGTAgcatttccttctcttttgtagGACATCAAAAAGGGTTGACTTTTTCAGTGGCtgatttattaacattttgaGTCATGAAGGTCTTAATTGCTTGATGAAATGGCAACTGTAGTGAATTTTATGTGTTATGAaattttgggtttttgattcagCATGACAGTTGACTTGCTATAAATTGTCAGGCGATATCTTCTTTATCATCTAATTTTGCTCATAAAATTCTTTGGAATGCTTTAACTATGATATTATTCATTAGTCTCTTTTGACTTCTTTGCTGGTGTGTCCAGGCCGGTGCATTTATGTCTGGATTTGGACATATTCCAAGTTTCCAATCTTCTTATAAAGGCAGCAATGGATGTGTCTCTGTTAGTGATGATCCTAGCTGTTCCGGGTCTATGGCATATACTACATCGTGTGCTGGGTTGGCTGAACCACTTCCAAATGATAATCCAGTGTCTGACATGTTAGTTGATTCATTTGGAAGGATGCACACTTACTTGAGAATTTCTTTGACAGAACGCTGTAATCTAAGGTGTCAATACTGTATGCCAGCTGAAGGTGTTGAACTAACTCCCAATTCTAAGCTTTTGTCTAGAAACGAAATCATTCGGCTGGcaaatatttttgttgcttCTGGGGTGAATAAAATAAGGCTGACAGGTGGAGAGCCGACAATAAGGTCAGATATTGAAGATATATGCTCACAGCTTTCTAGCTTAAAGGGATTGAAAACATTAGCTATGACCACAAATGGACTAGTACTCACTCGGAAACTTCCAAAATTGAAAGAATGCGGTCTCAATTC is a genomic window containing:
- the LOC120278893 gene encoding uncharacterized protein LOC120278893 → MSLQKKVKTLTEEAFETGGETPGSGAGYSDRISYRSSKESNMADPDQEARRQPDPTADGSCHGSTATEAKESGDAQSSACLTNRWSLRRRKETLPEKEVEGCPIAVETTKIESQPLMSFLEIITSDKLCSVFMRKLESQMSEKYEQVIRRHMDLETVREQLLRDQQGAWAYITIHMYRDLLLICNNAIAFYPKGSREYSAALHLRHLCAPCHHTSMPTLLACGRQREAALEPVTVKVKMKEKDKNKKVARKTRTKKGKCSSSDLTVVKKNKVRSSPPVKSEVEKKNKKSGKQSVKQTKRGATALKQHIQPVKKRIASSALASTPPQKRARKAHEIKRTTASAKPPPAAAKKPRPRRR